In the genome of Amia ocellicauda isolate fAmiCal2 chromosome 3, fAmiCal2.hap1, whole genome shotgun sequence, one region contains:
- the vgll4b gene encoding transcription cofactor vestigial-like protein 4b isoform X2, with amino-acid sequence MLLTKMDLLNYQYLDKMNNNIGILCYDGEAALRAEPRMQSIQMSSAVTNHRTGPPPISPSKRKYSGDQADDEIDCDNEHVAKMSRLFAAQLGKPVNGDYRKDHRDRSRSPIERAAAPAMSIHANHMYAPVPNLAMDQPLALTKNSMDAARTVSISPTLGPIERQQNRPSVITCASANNRNCNLSYCPVSHNGCTSSLPSNFRRPSNTACDPVIEEHFRRSLGKNYKEPEPVTNSVSITGSVDDHFAKALGETWLQIKAAKGSVSGSPESASRRGQSPPSSHMVNHNHSPSVVS; translated from the exons GTGAAGCTGCTTTGAGAGCTGAGCCAAGAATGCAGTCTATACAGATGTCCTCTGCTGTCACCAACCACCGGACGGGGCCTCCTCCCATCAGCCCGAGCAAGAGGAAATACAGTGGGGACCAAGCGGACGATGAAATCGACTGCGACAATGAGCACGTGGCCAAAATGAGCCGATTGTTTGCTGCCCAGCT agGCAAGCCTGTCAATGGGGATTACCGCAAGGATCACCGCGATCGAAGCCGCAGCCCGATTGAGCGAGCTGCAGCGCCCGCCATGAGTATCCATGCCAATCACATGTACGCCCCCGTCCCCAACCTGGCCATGGATCAGCCGTTAGCACTGACCAAAAACAGCATGGATGCTGCCAGGACCGTGTCCATCTCGCCCACTCTCGGCCCGATCGAGAGGCAGCAG AATCGTCCGTCTGTGATCACATGTGCTTCTGCAAACAACCGGAACTGTAATCTCTCCTACTGCCCTGTTTCGCACAATGGCTGCACCTCCAGTCTCCCCTCCAACTTCAGGAGACCCTCCAACA CCGCGTGCGATCCAGTGATCGAGGAGCACTTCCGCCGCAGTCTGGGGAAGAACTACAAGGAGCCGGAGCCCGTGACTAACTCTGTTTCCATCACTGGCTCCGTCGATGACCACTTCGCCAAAGCTCTGGGGGAGACCTGGCTTCAGATCAAGGCTGCGAAGGGCAGCGTGTCTGGCAGCCCCGAGTCAGCGTCTCGCAGGGGCCAGTCGCCGCCCTCCTCCCACATGGTCAACCACAATCACTCCCCCTCGGTGGTGTCGTGA